The following coding sequences lie in one Aspergillus puulaauensis MK2 DNA, chromosome 3, nearly complete sequence genomic window:
- the CDH1 gene encoding WD40 repeat domain-containing protein (COG:D;~EggNog:ENOG410QD8S;~InterPro:IPR036322,IPR015943,IPR019775,IPR001680, IPR033010,IPR017986;~PFAM:PF00400;~go_function: GO:0005515 - protein binding [Evidence IEA];~go_function: GO:0010997 - anaphase-promoting complex binding [Evidence IEA];~go_function: GO:0097027 - ubiquitin-protein transferase activator activity [Evidence IEA];~go_process: GO:1904668 - positive regulation of ubiquitin protein ligase activity [Evidence IEA]), which produces MSDSNREPGNPTTRGVARGARPAATHIVSPPGSRTPPSMPAKTTLFFPEPTGAQHTGRNSSGAIDPNALTKALRDFEDAGRSRERTPGASPSRKRQRVYGDRFIPNREGQDLQATYSLLHEDGCPSTPSKTKKRTPHSELHFQKTEEANRTYSRVLRSELFGNTVPQADLDSISPDPVRAFASGINDKTRSHTPPSHVISSLPPASITPSTPHKNLFNYGSPRAGSAHPTPSKTPRSQHGPNLNVRSELYSLSPIRQDSHRILETPRKQPRYVNKVPYKVLDAPDLQDDFYLNLVDWGSSNVLGVGLGNSVYMWNSQSGNVTKLCTLKDDTVTSVSWIQRGTHLAIGTGKGLVQIWDAERCRRLRTMIGHTNRVGALAWNDHILTSGSRDRHIFHRDVRSPDQYLRRLSGHKQEVCGLRWNTEDGQLASGGNDNKLMVWDKLNETPLYRFSDHTAAVKAIAWSPHQHHVLASGGGTADRTIKFWNTSTGALVREVDTGSQVCNLAWSKNSDEIISTHGYSQNQIVIWKYPRMEQIVSLTGHTFRVLYLAMSPDGQTVVTGAGDETLRFWKIFNKRPGRDNGREGSKLAEWGTIR; this is translated from the exons ATGTCAGATAGCAACAGAGAGCCGGGTAATCCCACGACTCGCGGCGTTGCGAGGGGTGcaagaccagcagcaacacaTATTGTATCGCCGCCGGGTTCAAGAACACCCCCAAGCATGCCAGCGAAAACTacccttttcttccccgAGCCGACGGGTGCACAACACACCGGCCGAAATAGCTCCGGCGCAATCGATCCAAATGCGTTGACAAAAGCGCTGAGAGATTTTGAGGACGCTGGGCGCTCCCGTGAAAGGACGCCGGGTGCTAGCCCCAGTCGAAAGCGACAGAGGGTTTATGGCGATCG atttatacCGAATCGGGAAGGTCAAGATCTTCAAGCTACCTACAGTCTACTCCACGAGGACGGCTGtccttcaacaccatcaaaaACCAAAAAGCGAACTCCTCACTCCGAACTTCATTTCCAAAAGA CGGAAGAAGCAAACAGAACGTACTCGAGGGTCCTGCGCAGCGAGCTATTCGGAAATACAGTTCCTCAAGCCGACCTGGACTCGATATCTCCTGACCCTGTCCGCGCTTTTGCATCTGGGATTAATGATAAAACTCGCTCTCATACCCCACCTTCACATGTTATATCGTCCCTCCCACCCGCCAGTATCACCCCTTCCACCCCTCATAAAAACCTATTTAATTACGGCTCACCACGAGCCGGATCAGCTCACCCCACACCGTCCAAGACCCCGCGCAGCCAACATGGCCCTAATCTCAATGTTCGCTCAGAACTCTACAGCTTATCCCCTATTCGACAAGACAGCCATAGGATACTTGAAACACCGCGCAAACAACCGCGATATGTGAACAAAGTACCGTACAAAGTTCTCGATGCGCCAGATTTACAGGACGATTTCTACCTGAATCTGGTCGATTGGGGGAGCAGTAACGTTTTGGGTGTCGGCTTGGGAAACTCAGTTTACATGTGGAATTCACAATCGGGTAACGTAACAAAGCTCTGTACGCTGAAGGACGACACAGTAACCAGTGTCAGCTGGATCCAAAGG GGTACTCATCTTGCTATTGGCACGGGGAAGGGTCTCGTACAGATATGGGATGCCGAGCGCTGTCGCCGCCTACGTACCATGATTGGGCATACTAATCGAGTAGGCGCACTCGCTTGGAATGATCATATCCTTACCTCTGGCTCTCGAGATCGCCATATCTTTCATCGCGACGTCCGGTCCCCAGATCAGTATCTTCGTCGGCTTTCCGGCCATAAGCAGGAGGTGTGTGGGCTCAGGTGGAACACAGAGGATGGCCAACTAGCATCGGGTGGCAACGACAATAAGCTCATGGTTTGGGACAAATTGAACGAGACGCCTCTCTACCGTTTCTCTGACCATACTGCCGCCGTGAAGGCTATCGCATGGTCtccccatcaacaccatgtcCTGGCCTCTGGAGGAGGTACAGCCGATCGAACTATCAAGTTTTGGAACACATCTACCGGAGCTCTGGTCAGGGAAGTTGACACTGGTAGCCAAGTTTGTAACCTGGCATGGTCGAAGAATTCCGATGAAATCATCAGTACTCACGGTTATAGCCAGAACCAGATTGTCATCTGGAAATATCCTCGCATGGAGCAAATTGTGTCGCTAACGGGCCATACATTCCGTGTGCTCTATTTAGCCATGAGCCCCGACGGCCAAACAGTGGTTACTGGTGCCGGTGATGAGA
- a CDS encoding uncharacterized protein (COG:S;~EggNog:ENOG410PTCG;~SECRETED:SignalP(1-31);~TransMembrane:1 (n12-23c31/32o191-214i)) — MIRTMTTPSSGLSLLGAVLLFLLPFLPRIQANEAAPCYAPNTKRIDARYMPCISMDGMDSMCCRLNATDPDICKPNGLCYWEDIDGGGSDKPGRAGWYRGLCTRQDWDTPNCLPKTMCDDDAGGDSSYTSRLFTCNDGKYCCGNTSDCCTDPKMFTVSPTLVPIGSSASSGAAATITATVSGKSDSSTKTAIGLGVGVPLGILMIAGAGGGFLWGRRSMKAKYAQIQNQGFNIPMGVVQAGGEVQHADSKSVHEADIIQPQPLELPAGRNDR, encoded by the exons ATGATCAGAACAATGACAACACCAAGCTCAGGCCTCTCACTCCTAGGAGCggtccttctctttctccttccctTCCTACCCAGAATCCAAGCCAACGAAGCGGCACCCTGCTACGCCCCCAACACCAAGCGAATAGATGCCAGGTACATGCCATGTATCTCTATGGACGGCATGGATTCCATGTGCTGCCGACTCAACGCTACCGATCCGGACATCTGCAAACCAAACGGTCTCTGCTACTGGGAGGACatagacggcggcggcagcgacAAACCGGGCAGAGCAGGATGGTACAGAGGTCTCTGCACACGTCAGGACTGGGATACCCCGAACTGTTTGCCGAAGACCATGTGCGATGATGAT GCTGGCGGGGATTCAAGCTACACATCCCGACTCTTCACCTGTAACGACGGGAAATATTGCTGCGGGAACACCAGCGACTGCTGTACTGACCCGAAGATGTTTACGGTCAGCCCGACCTTAGTCCCAATTGGTTCCTCTGCGAgctctggtgctgctgcGACTATCACAGCGACTGTCTCAGGGAAGTCAGATTCATCTACAAAGACTGCGATTGGACTCGGAGTGGGTGTACCACTAGGCATCCTTATGATTGCAGGCGCAGGAGGTGGATTTTTATGGGGCAGACGGAGCATGAAGGCGAAATATGCGCAGATTCAGAATCAGGGATTTAATATACCTATGGGTGTGGTTCAAGCAGGGGGAGAGGTACAGCACGCGGATTCGAAGTCTGTTCATGAGGCGGATATTATACAGCCGCAGCCTTTAGAGCTTCCTGCTGGGAGGAATGATCGTTGA
- a CDS encoding M18 family aminopeptidase (COG:E;~EggNog:ENOG410PGFT;~InterPro:IPR001948,IPR023358;~MEROPS:MER0003374;~PFAM:PF02127;~go_function: GO:0004177 - aminopeptidase activity [Evidence IEA];~go_function: GO:0008270 - zinc ion binding [Evidence IEA];~go_process: GO:0006508 - proteolysis [Evidence IEA]), whose translation MTSNLTKNLKQPALDFLSFVNASPTPFHAVNSAKSLLANAGFQEIKEKDSWASTCRPGGKYYLTRNSSTIVAFAVGKKWKPGNAISMIGAHTDSPVLRIKPVSNKRGEGYIQVGVETYGGGIWHTWFDRDLGVAGRAMVRTDDGSIVQKLIKIDRPILRIPTLAIHLERQETFSFNKETQLFPIAGMIAAELNRTGQSNSATSGDAEKTATAEGENGEFSPLKAITERHHPHIVELIAAEAGVKADNVLDFEMILFDTQKSSLGGLLEEFIFSPRLDNLNSSYCATAGLIESVADDSALDDESTIRLIALFDHEEIGSTTAQGADSSMLPGIIRRLSVLPSGAGEADASTAYEQTLSTSFLLSADMAHGVHPNWSAKYENDHRPEINKGPVIKINANARYATNSPGIVLLQEVARKAAENGGEGVPLQLFVVRNDSSCGSTIGPMLSAALGARTLDLGNPQLSMHSIRETGGTYDVAHSIRLFKNFFQHYASTSQTIFVD comes from the exons ATGACTTCAAACTTGACCAAGAACCTCAAGCAACCGGCTTTGGACTTTCTGTCCTTTGTCAATGCTTCCCCCACAC CTTTCCATGCCGTAAATTCCGCCAAAAGCCTCCTTGCAAACGCGGGATTCCAGGAAATAAAG GAGAAAGATTCATGGGCGTCCACTTGCCGTCCCGGTGGGAAGTATTACTTGACCCGCAATAGCTCAACCATCGTGGCTTTTGCAGTTGGTAAGAAATGGAAG CCCGGAAATGCTATTTCCATGATCGGAGCTCACACAGACTCCCCTGTGTTGAGGATCAAGCCAGTTAGCAACAAACGTGGCGAAGGTTATATCCAAGTCGGCGTTGAGACCTACGGCGGTGGTATCTGGCACACAT GGTTCGATCGTGACCTAGGTGTCGCAGGCCGGGCGATGGTCCGGACCGACGATGGCTCTATTGTTCAAAAACTGATCAAGATTGACCGCCCAA TCCTCCGTATCCCAACGCTGGCCATCCACCTGGAGCGACAGGAAACTTTCTCCTTTAATAAGGAGACTCAACTGTTTCCTATTGCAGGCATGATTGCGGCTGAACTCAACCGTACCGGCCAGTCCAACAGTGCTACCAGTGGTGATGCTGAAAAGACCGCTACCGCAGAGGGGGAGAATGGGGAATTCTCTCCGCTAAAGGCCATCACGGAGCGTCATCACCCGCACATCGTAGAGCTGATTGCGGCCGAGGCAGGCGTGAAGGCGGACAATGTGCTTGATTTTGAGATGATCCTGTTCGATACGCAAAAGTCTTCCCTTGGAGGCTTGCTGGAGGAGTTCATTTTCTCTCCGCGGTTGGACAACCTGAACAGCTCATATTGTGCTACTGCAGGTTTGATTGAGTCTGTGGCTGATGATTCTGCCCTGGATGATGAGTCGACCATTCGCCTTATCGCTTTGTTTGATCATGAAGAGATTGGAAGCACCACCGCACAAGGGGCGGATTCTAGTATGCTCCCGGGTATTATTCGCCGGCTGTCTGTCCTACCATCTGGCGCTGGGGAAGCCGATGCGTCCACCGCCTACGAACAGACTTTATCGACCTCGTTCCTCCTCTCAGCTGACATGGCACACGGAGTTCACCCCAACTGGTCGGCCAAGTACGAAAATGATCACCGACCGGAGATCAACAAGGGACCAGTGATTAAGATCAACGCCAACGCGCGCTATGCTACAAATTCCCCCGGTattgttcttcttcaggaAGTTGCGCGCAAGGCTGCTGAGAACGGTGGCGAGGGTGTACCTCTGCAGCTATTCGTTGTTCGCAATGACTCCAGCTGTGGAAGCACCATTGGACCCATGCTCTCCGCTGCTCTTGGTGCTCGGACACTGGATCTAGGAAATCCCCAGCTAAGCATGCATAGTATTCGGGAGACTGGCGGAACCTATGATGTGGCCCACAGCATTCGGCTCTTCAAGAACTTTTTCCAACATTACGCTAGCACTTCTCAGACAATATTCGTGGATTAG
- a CDS encoding DSC4 family protein (COG:S;~EggNog:ENOG410PQJQ;~InterPro:IPR013715,IPR038967;~PFAM:PF08508;~TransMembrane:3 (o58-82i103-121o154-173i);~go_component: GO:0044695 - Dsc E3 ubiquitin ligase complex [Evidence IEA];~go_process: GO:0035103 - sterol regulatory element binding protein cleavage [Evidence IEA]) — MTTPDVFRDAEYIADVSGIQHGSITEASPTIQDERLRKKLQTAAKLAFIDRLLRDLDIIIYCELSALYYMDCSIVLFAIRAIAQLIFFTPKAPPFDPTRNQPFIGAILASNLFCMIIHNFFGQPEADESTRGYLHGGILIDFIGQKAPVPLTRLFFLDLLVMFLNFVMLGLIVERVKVAESRDTTAAATTTTATEDSSTQAQDHDHEERGLLNRETETGAQPANDDNEIREQASQPPSEEELERTRLLADPEENGGHTNHQHALDEYSSGEAVIVRMGLFDVIRDQWRYRPSPIRRPNSFAPSDQTATFLRERFGLQVGANGRLERITT; from the exons ATGACAACACCGGATGTCTTTCGAGATGCGGAATACATCGCTGACGTGTCCGGCATCCAACATGGCAGCATCACGGAGGCGTCTCCTACGATCCAGGATGAGcgcttgaggaagaagcttcAGACCGCCGCGAAACTCGCGTTCATCGACCGTCTACTCCGCGATCTCGACATCATTATCTACTGCGAGTTATCGGCGCTCTACTACATGGA ttgTTCAATAGTACTTTTCGCGATCCGGGCCATTGCACAACTGATCTTCTTTACCCCCAAAGCACCTCCTTTCGACCCGACGCGGAATCAGCCCTTTATCGGAGCCATCCTCGCAAGTAATCTATTTTGCATGATCATTCACAACTTTTTCGGTCAGCCCGAGGCCGACGAATCAACGCGCGGCTATTTACATGGTGGAATCCTCATCGACTTCATCGGCCAAAAGGCCCCCGTGCCGCTCACACgactcttcttcctcgacctgCTCGTCATGTTCCTCAATTTCGTCATGCTAGGCCTCATAGTAGAGCGGGTAAAAGTGGCCGAGTCGAGGGATACCACAGCAGCTGCCACTACTACCACGGCTACGGAGGATTCATCCACCCAAGCGCAGGACCACGACCATGAGGAGCGAGGCCTCCTAAACCGCGAAACCGAGACCGGAGCGCAGCCAGCAAACGACGATAACGAGATCAGGGAGCAGGCCTCCCAGCCTCccagcgaggaagagctcgaacGAACCCGATTACTAGCCGACCCAGAAGAGAACGGAGGACACACAAACCACCAACATGCCCTAGATGAGTATTCCTCGGGTGAAGCCGTGATAGTGCGCATGGGGCTGTTCGATGTTATTCGGGACCAATGGCGATACCGTCCTTCTCCCATCCGGCGACCAAATAGTTTTGCACCGTCTGACCAAACGGCGACCTTTTTGCGCGAACGTTTTGGTCTCCAGGTCGGGGCTAATGGACGGTTAGAGAGAATCACGACGTAA